The sequence CGCGAATTTCAACGTTACAGGCCATATAGTCAGCCTCGAAAACGCCCATGTAAACGAACTAGCTATCGGCGGTCtacacaaacatttttttatagtgTCATGGTGACACTCATTTTTTCTCACCTTGAAAATTATAGAACAATGAAGCGTAGCAAGGAAATCTTCATAGAGATATAAACAGAAGAACTTCTGAGTTCATCATTTATTCATCATACATGCTTCCAGATAAAAGGAAACACAAATTATTTAGTAACCAAATCACACACATGAACAGCCAATAACTAGCTACATACAGAAGGCTAGTAGCCAGTTCCCGGTAGCCAGTAGCAGACACCGCCTACGCCATTGGGGATGTCCACATTGCAGAACGCCgggaggctcgccgccgcgcgctcgatGTCCCCTCTCCGGCAGCCGCGGAACACCTCGGCCATGGGGTGCccagcgtcggcggcgccgctctcCCTGTAGATGATCCTCAGCATGTGGTTGAGCGCATCGCACCTGCACCAGCTGCTGTCGATGGCGGCGAGCTGCCGGCAGCAGCCTCGCCGGACCTGCTCGTCCACCGTGCCGGGGGCGACGCACTGGCGCTTCACGAACGCCCGGCATCGCGGCAGCGGGTACGTCGGGTAGCCGATTCCTGGCTGACATAGCTGGCCGGGAGTGTAGACCACCTGTTCTTGGTGGTGGTCCGCCATTGTCGTCGTTGCTGCGAgcacggagacgacgacgacgagcaacGCCGAGATCACTACCTTGTTGGaagccatttttttttgtttgcagaaATTCTTGATTGTTAATTTGTATGAGAGGGATAGAAGCTCTCCCATCTATGGGTGGTTTTATATATAGCTATAAAGACTAAAGTGGTTCAGGAAATGgagacaattttttttggctgttCATGAGGGATTAGCTTGTGGTTTTGAATgaaaattttgttgttattcGTACGCCTAATCTGGCATCACACGGATAAAAGTTGGTTAAAGGGGATTGATATGCACCACACTCTTTAATTATTTCAACTTATTTTGATTCTTCCGTGCAAGAAATTGAATTAATGCACACATTGTCAACAGACGCGACGCATAGTTATGCATGGTAACAAAATCTGTTGATCTTTAGTTCCATGGCTTATATGGTGATCCAAATTGTTgaacaagaaaaacaatagttccaaacaaatattttaaaagtaatGCCTCTGGAAGCTGCAACAGTAGACGTGCCTGatcaagcatatatatatattggagtTATCTGAAACACAAATTTCATATATAGATAGCTTTAATGCGCACATTGGATAACAGGTTATATTAACAAGGCACGGCATTATATATGGCTAGAAGAAGCACGTACGCAAAATCACTTTGTGAAAAAATG is a genomic window of Oryza glaberrima chromosome 7, OglaRS2, whole genome shotgun sequence containing:
- the LOC127780702 gene encoding alpha-amylase/trypsin inhibitor RA16, with the protein product MGELLSLSYKLTIKNFCKQKKMASNKVVISALLVVVVSVLAATTTMADHHQEQVVYTPGQLCQPGIGYPTYPLPRCRAFVKRQCVAPGTVDEQVRRGCCRQLAAIDSSWCRCDALNHMLRIIYRESGAADAGHPMAEVFRGCRRGDIERAAASLPAFCNVDIPNGVGGVCYWLPGTGY